The genomic segment CTCGAATATACGGATCGCGTCGTCGATGGCGTCTGGAGAGAAGCGGAAAGAGATAAAGAGAGCAATATCGTGAGCGGCGCGATCTTGATCGAAGGGAAGGGAAAAACAGAAAAAATATCGCTGACCTTTTTTCCTGAGATCAATTGCGGCTTTCCTAGCTTCCCCCAGAACGGAGACAAAGGGACGTTCTACCTGCGTGCTGAGATAAGCACGAACGACTACTTCAACGAGGAATTAGAATACGACCTCCTCCACTTCCAGCGCCGCGAAAGACGATAAAGATGTTCACCAAAATCCTCATCGCAAATCGCGGCGTGATCCCGCCGCAGGATTGCGATTTCCTGCACGAGACATGCGTTAAGAGGATTTACGGGCCGGGCAGCAATGTGGTCGAATGCGCTGCGGATATGCTGCGGCTGTTGGGGCACAATATGCCGCCTGTGGGCGAAGAAGCGGACTTGGCGGAATGAGGCGCCTGCCCATCGCGATCCTGCTTGCGGTTGCCTCCACAGCCTGCGCGGCGCAGGAGCCGCCGGCAACGTCCGCGGCAACTCCCATCGTCATCGGCGAGAGCCGCGTCCTCGATTCCGCGGTGATGGGCACGAAGCGGACAATCAACGTCTCGCTGCCCCCGGATTACGCGGAGGAAGGAAAGACCTATCCGGTCCTCTATCTGCTCGATGGCGGAGTGGATCAGGATTTCCTGACCGTGACCGGGGCGATGCGCCTCGACGCCATGTGGGGCCGTTCGCGCGATGCGATCGTCGTCGGGATCCAATCCGTCGATCGCCGGGCCGAACTGACCGGGCCGACCAGCGACCCCGACTTGCTCGCCACCTATCCGACCGCCGGCCAGTCGGAGCAATTCCGCCGCTTCCTCGGCGACGAGGTCGTTCCCTTCGTCGAGAGCCATTATCGCACCAACGGCGAGAGCGGGGTGATCGGGGAATCGCTGGCCGGTCTGTTCGTTCTGGAGACCTGGCTGCGCCAGCCGCGCCTGTTCACCCGCTATGTAGCGATCTCTCCCAGCCTGTGGTGGGACCATGAAAAGCTCACCCGGCTGGCGCCGCAATTGCTGCGCGGAAGCGATATTCGTCCCCCGCTCGCCCTGGTGACCGAAAACGAGGGCGGGGAAATGGCAGCGGTCGCCGATCGCTTTGCGGCGCTGCTGCCCGGCTCTGCCTGTCATGCCCCGCAAACGGCCTATGGCCATGCGACGATCTATCATGCGATGACGCCCGCTGCGCTGCAGTTCCTGTTCCCGCCTGAACAAGCGCCGCCTCCCGAATACGGATTCGAGGTTCCATGTTCTCCAAGATCCTGATCGCCAATCGCGGCGAGATCGCCTGCCGGATCATCCGCACCGCGCGGCGCATGGGGATCGCCACGGTGGCGGTCTATTCCGATGCCGATGCGCGCAGCCCGCATGTGAAGCTGGCGGATGAGGCGGTGCATATCGGCCCCTCCCCCGCCGCGCAGAGCTATCTCCTGCCCGACAGGATCATCGCCGCCTGCAAGGCCACCGGGGCCGAGGCGGTCCATCCGGGCTATGGCTTTCTGTCCGAGAGAGCGAGCTTCGTGGAGGCGCTGGAGGCGGAAGGGATCGCCTTTATCGGCCCGCCCCCCAATGCCATCGCGGCCATGGGCGACAAGATCGAGAGCAAGAAGCTGGCGCTCAAGGCAGGCGTGAATGTCGTCCCCGGCTTCGTCGGCGAGATCGAGGATACGGAACACGCCGTCCGCATTGCGGGCGAGATTACCTATCCGGTGATGATGAAGGCCAGCGCGGGCGGGGGCGGCAAGGGGATGCGCCTTGCATGGTCCGAACAGGACGTGCGCGAAGGCTTCGAAAGCGTGAAGCGCGAGGGCCTCAACTCCTTCGGGGATGACCGCGTCTTCATCGAGAAATTCATCGAAAGCCCGCGCCATATCGAAATCCAGGTTCTGGGCGACCGTCATGGCAATATCGTCCACCTGAACGAGCGTGAATGCTCCATCCAGCGCCGCCACCAGAAGGTGGTGGAGGAAGCCCCTTCGCCCTTCGTGACGCCGGAAATGCGCGCCCGCATGGGGGCGCAGGCCGTCGCGCTGGCGCGGGCGGTAGGCTATCATTCGGCAGGCACGGTGGAACTGATCGTCAGCGGCGCGGACCCGACTGGCGAGAGCTTCTATTTCCTCGAAATGAACACTCGTCTGCAGGTGGAACACCCCGTTACCGAGGCGATCACCGGGATCGATCTGGTGGAACAGATGATCCGCGTTGCGGCGGGCGAGGCCCTGCCCTTCACGCAGCAAGACATCGGGATCGACGGCTGGGCCATCGAGAACCGCGTCTATGCCGAAGATCCCTATCGCGCCTTCCTGCCCAGCACCGGGCGGCTGGTGCACTACGTTCCTCCCCCTCCCCGTGCCGGGGAGGAACAGGGTTATGTGCGGATCGACGATGGCGTTGCCGAAGGCGGCGAAGTCTCGATCTTCTACGATCCCATGATCGCCAAGCTGATTACCTGGGCTCCCACGCGGGACGAGGCGGCGGACCTGCAGGTGCAGGCGCTGGACGCCTTCCGCATCGAAGGGCCGGGCAACAATCTCCACTTCCTCTCTGCCCTGATGCAGCACCCCCGCT from the Erythrobacter sp. SG61-1L genome contains:
- a CDS encoding alpha/beta hydrolase-fold protein, translating into MRRLPIAILLAVASTACAAQEPPATSAATPIVIGESRVLDSAVMGTKRTINVSLPPDYAEEGKTYPVLYLLDGGVDQDFLTVTGAMRLDAMWGRSRDAIVVGIQSVDRRAELTGPTSDPDLLATYPTAGQSEQFRRFLGDEVVPFVESHYRTNGESGVIGESLAGLFVLETWLRQPRLFTRYVAISPSLWWDHEKLTRLAPQLLRGSDIRPPLALVTENEGGEMAAVADRFAALLPGSACHAPQTAYGHATIYHAMTPAALQFLFPPEQAPPPEYGFEVPCSPRS
- a CDS encoding acetyl/propionyl/methylcrotonyl-CoA carboxylase subunit alpha; this translates as MFSKILIANRGEIACRIIRTARRMGIATVAVYSDADARSPHVKLADEAVHIGPSPAAQSYLLPDRIIAACKATGAEAVHPGYGFLSERASFVEALEAEGIAFIGPPPNAIAAMGDKIESKKLALKAGVNVVPGFVGEIEDTEHAVRIAGEITYPVMMKASAGGGGKGMRLAWSEQDVREGFESVKREGLNSFGDDRVFIEKFIESPRHIEIQVLGDRHGNIVHLNERECSIQRRHQKVVEEAPSPFVTPEMRARMGAQAVALARAVGYHSAGTVELIVSGADPTGESFYFLEMNTRLQVEHPVTEAITGIDLVEQMIRVAAGEALPFTQQDIGIDGWAIENRVYAEDPYRAFLPSTGRLVHYVPPPPRAGEEQGYVRIDDGVAEGGEVSIFYDPMIAKLITWAPTRDEAADLQVQALDAFRIEGPGNNLHFLSALMQHPRFRAGELTTGFIAEEYPEGFTGAPASPELLRALAAIAGTIATINADRARRIAGQLNGPPAPPGDWQVSIDGQDHAVSIEEDAITVDGQPVDVAFEYTPGDRIILAELDGEPLTVQVAPQRLGYVLSTRGFSRFVRTLNARYAALSAHMIEKEAPDLSRLLICPMPGLLVALHVVEGQAVEPGQPLATVEAMKMENILRAEKSGTIKQINAAIGASLAVDAVILELD